DNA from Strigops habroptila isolate Jane chromosome 6, bStrHab1.2.pri, whole genome shotgun sequence:
AGAACCTCAAAAGCACCTATTTAGATATCCAAACTGGGAACTTCCCAATTACTAATCAGAATCCACCATTTGAATCAGACATTGTTGATTACCAATTCCTGCCAATTTTTTGGATTACCAGAGAACCAGAATTTTTCAAGATCAAAGCTCActtctattttcaaaatttgTGCTAAACTACTTAGGTCTAAATGGCCAGCTTCTTAATTCTGTCCACCATAAAACCACAGTGactgctttattatttgcaattcccactgaaataatTCCCTGACTCCTGAATGCACATTGTCTTAATTCTCTTAACTGTGGAAGTCTCACCTGACCCTGGAGAgcctgattttgttttaaagagtcATGGCCCCAGTTACAGAAAGATTTAAGTCACTTAAAGGTATCATACCTGAGAAACTCATTAATCCCTTGCTCACTGAATGATCCTTTCAGAAGGGCAAATTTCATCTTCCGAGCATTAATAGCTGCCATTGCTGGATACCCAAAGCCTCCAATCCCCAAAGAGCTCTCAAGGTCTGACTGAGCACCCGCTTCTGTCCACAGCCACCTTCAGGAAATGATAACATAGAAAATGAATAATTAGGATGAGCACTACAATCATTTAAGTCATACATACCCCACAACCCTGTAGAGTTCAAGCTGGGCTCTGAACTGCCCTTGACAGTGCCAGCTGTTATTGAAGTCAGCAGGATCCCAGTCTTGAACCATGTAACAGAAGAAAGCCCCTCTCTGACAGCCCTTCTGGGCCAGTCCCATGCTGACAGCCACTGGAAGCTGGaccagaacagcagcaaaacagtcCAGGGAAAGAACTATGTTACCAATCTGAACAAATTGCTACATTTTAGTATATATTAAAGTAAGGTTTAAAATGGATCACAGATCTAAACATGACAAACTTACAGCCCAAATCCCACTGTAGAAGATTTCTTGCCAAGATCTGCAAGACTAGTAGTTCACTCAGTTCCTTGCTGGTCAGGTTTCAGTTCCTCTGACGCTTAGAACAAGTCCCCTGAGTAACCTCTGGAATCAACCAGCCTCAGCATTTCCCCCAGACTTTCATGCCATTTTGCCCTCTTTTCACAGCTGTCTGTGTCAGAACTCTCACCTCCCAGAGAAGCCCCAGAGATCCTAATCTCTGCTcgagaggagaaggaggagaaaacacaaAGCCTGCTGGCCTGCTCCTTTGAGAGCATGAAACTTGTTAATAAACTgcaatttacttttattttttgagaatTCAGTCATACTGGCAGACTCACCCATCAGCAAAAGACACTAAAAGAAACTAGATAAATGCTGTCCTAACATACTGTAGCATTTGGgacaaaagtaaaaaatgcttAATCTGATCTCATTAATGCTTAGATATCACGTGTACCTGCAGAGATTTGAGAGGatgaaaagaaacccaaccaGGAGTATTGAATAAACCAGGAGTTTATTCAtcccctcccacagcacagaaataccaAGATACACTATCCTGAACAAGGAACAACTCTTATCTGCAGATAGATTGTGTTGTGGTTTATCATACAAATTAGATCCTGCTACCTCTAAAAAAAATGCTCACATCTTTTCAAAGACAACTAATTTACATGACACTTACccccacattttctttttgtatttttcagccATTTTTAACATGACATCCAGGTAAGAATTCCTCCCTGAAGCTCCTGTCAGACATTATTGAAAAAGTTAAACACAACTACATGCTCTAAGTGACAAATTCACACAGAAATCTCTTTGCTTGTATGTCTACCTGTGTCAAGAATATGAGGCAGGACAGAAATGATGCAGAGCTGATGAGCATCACAGGTATTCTTCAGGACATCTTCACTGATTATCTAGAAGAAAGTAGCAGAAAGTCAATGAGATTAAGACTTGGTTATCCAGCTGTGACTGCGCTTCCCTCCAACAGCCTATCAACGCCATCCTACAAGGTGATAAGCATTGGAACCACTTGACGGAAATACCTACAAGCCTCTCCTACTTCACTGGTCCCCCAAGACAAGACTAATTACAAGGAGTTCACAAAGTCCTCTGCCAAGACTTCATCAACACAAAAATAAGCAGTACCAAATAAGGCTTAGAGAGAACAGTAAGATCacagatactaaaaaaaatcactgtccTTGGAAACAGCACACCCATATCTACACATATGCCTGGAGGTTTCATTCATAGTACTGCTGGTATAAGGAGAGGCAGCAGGGTGCAGCATCTGCTGAGAATTGAGGATATTTAACTGACATTAACAACAGCAATACCAGTTTTGTATGACCTACCTTAAAAAGGAATCAACCCACTTATCTACACCTCCAAACTCTGATTGCGCACCTTTGCCAGTAAAAAAATTTCTAAGCACGCAGCCCCAATATATGTCTATCAATTACATGCATGTACTATTGTACTAACATTATGTACACTATAAACCATGCagaaaatagatattttaaaagggtAACAAAGATGAAACAACCACCATTGTTAAATATCTTTAAGTTTATTTATAGTacaaatggttttttttcttcctgcactcCAATAGATTGTCTTGGATACACCCCACTTTGGGGACAACTGATCACCATTTCAAATCCACCAATATCAAGCTGAAACTAGTGGAGTTTTTTGGACAACAAGCAAGCTCTGTTCTTATGCATCTCCTAATGGATGGCTTGCCAATGACAAAACCATGCCTTTTTGTTGTAAGAAAAAAGATGGGGCACAGAACCCAACCTTCTCACTCATTCCTCAAGAGGATTCAGACACCCTGGTACCATCCCATCAGTGCCTTCACTGTATCAATTCTGATAATCTTTCAGTTGacaaattcagtgaaaaacaaataacagaGCTGAATGATCAGACTTGTCATCCTTGACTTTCTGCTGCAACAGAGTGCGCAGGCAGCACATTTAGGCTGTTTTATTTACAATAACCTAGTCCTGTAAAAACTGCTGCAAAGGATATGATGGAAAAGCAATTTGGGAAAATGATGTAAAGGTACCTCCAGGAGCTCAGGTGGTGGTGCATTATCAGAAAACAGATCCAGAGCACGAGAAACAATGTCAGATCTGGTTCTCCCACCATCATAATCAACAGGGTCTTCTCCTTTCTGGAAGATTTTAATGGTAGGAAATCCACGaatctgcaaaagaaatttaaaccaTCTGATCACATAAATCTGAAAATTTATGGTGGAAGTTGTGTGATACTCTgatgaagaaaagggaagagattCAATGCCTATGTGAATCAAGTCTCCCAGCCTGTTATAACTGAACAATTTTGTTTCCTACTTGTGCAACAATTCAAAACCAGGTTAACATACACTGATACACTGTTTCAAGTCTTAGGTCTGATGAATCAATAATGGTTTCATATCAATTCAGATATACGAAGCACCGCAGGTTTAAGTACCATGAGGACTATTttaagtctttatttttattagacaGTAGTTCCCCCAGTTTTTCTGTGGGGGGACAGCACTGTGCCTACATGGCAACAAGTGGACCTTAAGCTCCCTCTGCTACACTCCCACTAAAATTTGTTCAGTGTTCCCACCAACTGCCAGCCATGTGCACATGAAAACTAAGCAGCATACTGTGAACATCCTgtactgtattaaaaattaaagcatatcAGTTCCCTTTGGACTTGCAGCATAGCTGATCGGGGTAGCTAACGTTGTCAGTGATCCCTGCTAACTGGCTCCAAGATGTACAGGTAGATGTGTGAGTTCTGGAGATGCCCAGCCAGCACATAGTCTGAGAGACCTTTCACTTCAGATGATGAACCTATACAAGATTTCATGGATATAAACAGCCTTTTTCATCAGCAACATCCAGATTTATTCATTTCATCTCATCccatttatttatattgttaCTGACATTCAGGAAAGAATTTTGTGGGAAAATGCTATGTGACACTTAACGTTATTTTTAGCACAAAACATTTAAGTGGTACCAGATTAAGGAACAGTTCACTAAGCATTAAAGGGAAATCTGACTTACCAGAGATGGAAAGGAAATTGTAACCACTGCAAAGCACACTTACCCCATATCTGCCTGTCAGCATCTGATTAACAGTTGCATCTACTGCAGCCAGCTTCACTTTTCCCTTTGTTTGTTCCTTCACCtcagtggcagcagctgcccatTCTGgctccaggctgaaaaacaaagagtaTGAGTACTCTAAGCTTACTTAAGGCTAGCAAAAGTACACcacactcaggaaaaaaataaagcctctGCAGAGAATGACAGCTAGGAGGGTTATTCCAAATAAGACTCAACTCCCACAtctaaaggaaggaaaaggttaATAGAACTTCTGGCTCTTATTTTCACTGGCAACTGGGCATTTTACTACTAAGGAGGgatgcagccagagcagcatcAAGGTGCCCTGAGCAGCTGAAGCCCACACATTTTTGTTAAAACACCTTACAGAAACCCCTACTTCTGATATACCAGAGATGCAAGTTCTGTTTTAGGGGATTAAGGGTATCTCATAAAAACAAGCACTAGTGGGAACTCAACTGTTGAAGAAAAAACTCATTTACTTTTTGCAGTGCCCACACCATGGGGCATAAAACTCCACCATCCACACATCATCACTATTTATGACGTTCTTATCGAAGCTGTCATCAGTCAGCTCAATCACGTCCCTCTTATCACCACCTCCGCTCTCTCGACTCTGTAAGAAACAAACAGACCCTCACATAAGAAGTAACCAAAATTGGTTTCCCACAAAAGCCATCTCCCGTGCGTCATGTCATACCAAATGGTCTTTATTTGAATGAGACACAAAACAGGCAGTATAAGTTACACAACTTCTCCATTTTTAGAACTGACAATACACACAGCCTACTCTCACAGCACTTTCAAGAAACAGTAAGCGATCCTTCTCTTAAAATCGGGTCAAACTGACTAACAAGATGTGGGAACACTTCCCCAGTCCTTCATGCTGTGATCTGCCCAAGAACAAAGTGCTCTCCAACCCTCCCCCACCAGTGTGTTCTGATTTCCAGGCAAAACAAACACGTGTGAGAGCAATACACACTACAGGGCACAGACCACCCAAGTCTTCTACCTGGCCAGCCTGAGGACATTGGAGTGTATGTGCTCCATGATTTAGAAACAGCAGTAGGAGCCAGAAGCTTTTCAATTTACCTTCAGGGAGAAATCCAGCAAGCCAACTTCAGAACACgaccaaattaaaaaaagcctcATCCCTTCAGCTTAGACTAGAACTAGGCAAATGATACCTCAACCAGCTGGAGAACAGAGCTAACAAGGACCTCAAAGTTCAAAGGGAGACGCACCTGGAGAAGAATCACCCCATGTTTGGGACTGActagctggaaagcagcttttcagagggacctgggggtccaGGTGGATGAGCTGAATATGACCCAGCACTGCATCCCTGTGGCAAAGGCAGCCAACAGCCCCCCAAACTGCACTGGGTTGCCAGCAGATCTGGGGAGGTGATCCTTTCCTCTGTTCAGCACTGTGCAAGACATCTGAGTGCTGGGTctagttctgggctccccagtatAAGAACTATACACACACCAGAGCAAGTCCAGCCAAGGGTCAAAGCTGGTTAAGGGCTTTGAGCATCTGATGTATgatgagagactgagaaagaTGGGATTGCTCAGCTGGAAAGAGAGAAGACTTAGCATGGATCCTATCCATGTATATAAATATCTGAGTGGAGGGAAGTAAGAAATGCAGGCTCTTCTCTGCAAtacccagtgacaggacaaaaagGGCGTAAGTTGAAACACAAGAATTTAGTTTAAATGTAAGAGAAAACTCttctactgtgagggtggtcaaacactggaataggttgccccAAAAGTGCAATCCATGTGGAGTCTCAGTCTTTGGAGATACTCACAACTTGGTGGGGGACAGCCCTGAGCAATCTGCTCAAGCTGGCCCTGCACTGGGCAGGGGGGCTGGACTAAACAAACttcagaggttccttccaacttcAACTATTCTGTGAAATGGGTCAGGGACACAGGCTCTCCTGTACAGGACAGTCTCCAGTTGAACACACACATTCCCTCAAATACCTGTTTCCCAGAACTATATCCTCCACTTCTGCCACTAAGACGGTCTTTCACCAGGGACCGAAGAGCACTTAGAGCAGCATCAACAATAGCGTCACTTGTCCTGCCACCTGCAACGCAGCAAAATGAGCGATTGAAGCATCAAAGGCCAGGTTAAGATAGGCCCCCACCTTCATTAACAAACATAATACTCCCTCACTCTACGgatttttcaggaaaagctgGACTGGGCTATGAGTGATATAGTACTAGTGGTGGGACATCATTGACAAACACAAACGGCATGATTTGACTTCACTCCAGTTTTTAACTACCACCCTTATCTGATGTGGCAAGATACCAGATTTGGCAAGCTCCCAgtaaacaggaagaaaggaataatTCTTTAGAACTGCCTAGCAACCTCCACCAGCTGGAGGTGGGACTGTCTGACTGTGTGGGCTTAGCATCTTAGCCCACACTAAGACGTGTACAATTTGATCAAGTCGGTCCCACGCACCTGTGTCACAGTTGCAACAAGCACTAGACAGGAAGCAAACACCACACAAGACAGTACTAACAGCTACCATAATTACTATATCCAGGAAAGTTTTCAGGCATGCAACACATGAAAGAACATCACATTTACCCTGATAatcctctgctttgtttttgttggctCCAAATATCTTGATAGTTGGAAACCCTCTGACTCCATACTGTCCACCCAAGGACTGATGTTTGTCTGCATCTACTGCACCTACTTTCACTACACCCTGTGGAAGTAAAAACAAATACTAAGACAAGACCTCTACAATGATCTAACACATTTTATACTCTGTGTATGCTGTGGGGCGCGAAGAGTGTGTTATTGGGAGGGTATGAAAACAGTCACCCGAAGAGAGGTGTAATCCTCCCCTAGAAACATTAACCTACAGAATACCATATGTCCATTCTTCCTTCATCCTGACAAACCAGAttttaaattgtcatttttttcagtttgttgttGAATAAGGGGAATATATTTTACATAGGCAAGAGTTCAGCAAATCACTACCTGACCaagttttctgtaattaaagaaatattcaCCACTAACAGCTTACAAAGctatttttacatgcttttccTGTACTTCAGAGGCAGGCAACAGAACAGTGAGGATGAAAAGAGGAACATGCTATTTGGGGGGATGGCTAGATTCTAATGCCTTCTGGTGCTGTTAGAAGCAGTCCTGGAAAACAGTAAAGGGAATTCACAGGGAGAGAATTTACTCGCTTCCTTTATAATTCAAtggcttcttttttaaaaaaagaaaaacacccacaaaaataCTATCTTTTTAATTGCCCCTGATCGGCCACTTCCCTGGCTGGACAAGTATGACTAAAGTGATATGGTTTTGGGGACCAAACCCCACCTCTGTGTTCCCAAGCCAGATGGCCAACAGCCAAACTCTCCTCAATCCACTGCCACAAGCACATTTGAAAGGCTAAACAACTTACTTTTaatgctgttgctgctttcttccactCTGGGGTTAGTCTTTGACAATGACCACACcttttaggaaacaaaacacagtaattGTCATTCAGACCTGACAATTATTTCACAAAGTACAGAATGGTCTTGTTGGATTTGCAATTACCAAACAATCACTCACAGCAAACTTAGGAGACTTCAAATCTACTCACGAAGAGGGGAAGAGGCTACGCCACATCACATCATCACTCAAGacttttgaagaaaaacctCCACATGTATTATAGAAGTGTATACAAATACACATATGTGCACACATCTCAAAAGCTAGCTGGCTTTCCTAGCACAGAGGCAAACATGAGCACCAAAATCCAGATTTGCACACTAGTCTGCTTGTTGCAAGCTAAAATAGATGTGACAGAGCCtcaaaaaaaaatatgctagaGGTAACTTCTTCTCTAACAAGAATTTGTGGCACATTTCTAGAGGTGTCTGGCAGACAAGAGCAACAGCTGACTGGCAACTAGTGTACAGTCACAGTATCACAAATCTGTAGGGAAAGAGGAGCTACCAGTTTACTTATACTTGTTCCACGCTTGATTACTATTGTTCAATAAAGCTTCCTTTTGCCTGTAAAGCTGCAACAACACTAGAGGAGGCACAACAAGCTTCCTCTTGAGCCTCTCAGTTCAGATTCAGTCAGGCTGTTGCAATGAAAGGCCCCTTTCTCCAGAACGTAGAGCTTTGGATGGCAATAGCACAGAGGATTTGTGCAAAGGTGGAATATACATTGTCAGAATTTACATGGAAGAGATGGCATGCTTTGGACATGAGCAGGATGGGAGATAGAAGTGCTAAATTAAGATGCACAAAGCCAATGGTTTTCAATGGAAATTGGAAATTCTAAGTGCGAATTCAGCTCTGTGCTTTCACATCAGCATCAGAAAGACGGAAATGAGAGGCTTTCTCACCTACTGCACTTTGAtcagttatttttaacactgacttcagaaaaagtAGTAAAGTGGTAATACATTACTTCAGTACTGAAGTAGTAAAATGGCATAAAAGGTTTTATTAGACCCTATTTACCAACTTGAAAGCAATTCCTGCCTTTTTCCCTCATGAGGGTATTTAAAATAGGAACTCCAACTAGAGTTATTTTGCTAGGCATGAGGCCATCAAACTGATAACTGTACTGCCAACAACTGACTGAAACGCTGGACTGATCAGCAGTAGATTCCTATGCTGCTCCTCCCCGATAAGAGCAGGCAAGTATGCAGATGTAATTCTTACCATGGGGCATAGAACTCCACGAGCCACAGGCTTTCACTCTGAATGACCTCCTTGTTGAAGTTAGTTGGTGTTAGCTCTATCACATCATCACTGGCTGAATATAAACTGTTAACCGCAAGGAATAACGTGCAGCTCACTGTGCctagaacaaaaagcaaagcaatcagCATTCCTGCAGAACATTTATGATTTTCCTGTTGCCAAATCAGCAggcaggggaaaggaagaaaaaaaaaaaaaaaagatgggggGGACAGATTCAAAGGCCAGAAAAAAGAGTAAGTTAAGGCACTGGAGTAAGTTAAAGCAAGATATATGCCCTCCCTCCTCACTTAAATCAGGAATCAAAAGGATCATGCAATATATTTGCTGTGCCTAAAGCTCGCTAGAGTTATGCCACTCCCACTACAGCTCTCCAGGGAACAGTTTGTCAAAACTGCTACCTTAACCCTACCAGACCAGCAGAACTTCCACAGGGATCCCCACGATTAGCTTCaatttcttccagttctttctTACAAAACCTCTTAAGCCCACACCTCTTGAGTGCACAGCAGGCACTCAAACACATCTTTCATAGGACCACATAACGCAGGACTGTCTCAACTAGTTTTAGTACAGTTATACTGATTTTAAGACTGTGACTTGATGCACTGTTAGTGTAAGGAGCTCCTTCATTCTTGCTCATCAGGATCTTAGTCTACCATTGATTTATCTCTCTAGCAACAGACTGGAGAACAATAGCTAAATCTCCATGGTTAACAACTCAAGCACTCTTAGACTCCTAAAAAATTGAAAGGTACAAGGAAAttgctttctctgaagaaagacTTCATACTTCTGGATCTTATATCTTAAGACTTGGCACATAAAACCTCATAATCCTTCCTCTACCAAGCCAGAGAGATTGAGACATGACTTGATGAAAGATGATAACCATCTCTGCAACAAAATCCACATAGCAAAAGACTTGCCTTAGTCCACCAAAGACTGGGGCGAGTAAGAGTTCAGACATCTAAATTAGACCTACTCAAGAAAGTAGTTAGCTTTGCTGTGAGTGGTTAGTAATTTGCATAGGAAGCTGCACATTCTCTCTCAAGACTGAATGTGAGAGGAAGCTACAATTCAGTGATGCAGAAGCTCCACAGCACATGGTATGCAGACTGcacagcatagaatcatagaatagttagggttggaaagaaccttaagatcatttagttccaacccccctgccatgggcagggacacctcacactaaaccatgtggcccaaggctctgttcaacctggtCTTGaccaccaccagggatggagcattcacaacttccttgggcaacccattccagtgcctcaccaccctcacagtaaagaacttcttccttatattgaATCTAAActtcctgtttaagtttgaacccattaccccttgtcctaccactacagtccctaaggaagagtccttccccagcatccttatagacccccttcagatactggaaggcagctatgaggtctccacgcagcctgctcttctccaggctgaacagccccaactctctcagcctgtcttcatatgggaggtgctccagccctcttatcaccctcgtggccctcctctggactcgctccaacagctccatgtcctttttatgttgaggacaccagaactgtatgcagtactccaagtgaggtctcatgagagcagagtagaggggcaggatcacctcctttgacctgctggtcacgcttcttttgatgcagcccgggatacagttggctttctgggctgcaagcgcacactgccggctcatgttcagcttctcatcaaccaacagccccaagtccttctccatcACCTACACTTTATCAGTCCTGCTCAGGAAAAGCCAGTTTCATTTCAGCTATCCTGCAGGTGAGAGAAGCTGACAAAAATAACATCTTCCAGGTTACTCAACTACAGATCAGGTCTGAACTGCCGTGCTGCAGCCCATTACCCTATCCGTTGCACTAATTACCTCTTCTAACTGCTTCTTTTAGCCCCAGGACCCaacctttttcttctggtgTGATCCTATTTGGTTTACACCACCAGATTTACACATTAGATTAGCTGTCTCCATTCAGTATGCTTACACACAAACAGCACTTCATCGGCACTAATCAACTGACTTCCAAGGCAATCTGTGGCTGTCACAGCATGTTACAGTGACCTACAGTAGCAGCTGCCACTGGGGTAGAGTAAGAAAAGAAGGATGGAAAAGCTACTTGAATGTTACAGTCACTCTCAAGCAAGAAACTTTTCTTTAGGTGGAATGAGACCATTAAATTTAAATCAGCATATTTTAGCATCACCTAAAGAGATCTCTGGCAGAATCCATTCAGAAGCTGAACAgagttccctcagccatttcTGTCACTTCAAATAGAGAAGTCCTAACTTACCTAAAAACACCTGCTGAAGAGAACCCACAAAAGAAAGCACACAGTGAAGTTcacctgcttttgttttgccaCTCATGAACCCGTGGCATAAATTTCCTTTCTACAGTGCAATACTCAaggtttaattaatttttagcAAATTAAAGGATAATTTTCCTACAAGCATCTAAGCCAGGAAAATGCACAGCTGTCCTTGATACTGAggcaacaaacaaacaaaagaaaacccaaaacagatAATCCAATTTCAAAAGTTGTCTTCTAATGTAAACAGATTAGATAAATAGGAAACTTGTTAAACCAACTAAGGCAGCTCCATGGTGGTATTACTAGTCCTCATCGACAAGCCAAGTAGTAACTGAAGATCTgtgggggaaaacaaaaaagcttttgctaTGGGATGACGATTCTGTGAATTTCCTCCTTAAAATACCCgctccttctgcagcagagaggCCCGACGAGGACTGCTTCACACGTTTATCGATTTATTTGGCACAGAAGCCCcggcagcaggggaaggggaagaaaaagcacaatTCCCCACGGACTCCTCTTTTTGTCTTCACTCATTGCTTTTTTGCTGCCCTTACAGCACCAGCTCCCACGTCAGGGCAGCCAAGCAAGTAAATATCACTGCTCAATGGAAActaaagcttttctgttttcattagaGCGAGAGAAAAGCAccttttgtttgttattttgttgCCGGGACCTTCAAACCATCTACCTGCGTTTCAGCAGCCCACCGAGCCACTAATAACCCACCCCCCGGGGGGCACAGCGGCCGGGACCGACAATAGCCCAAACGCGACAGCGGGCGCCACCCGCCCCGCTGCCGGCCACCACGGGGAGCGACCCGCACGGCGCAGAGGCCCCGCTCCTCCTCGAGCGGGAAACGGGCGCATGGCGGCTCCGCACTCGTGCCCAACAGCAGCCCAGCCCTCTCCGGTGCTGGGCCCGCGACGGGCCCGCACCCCGCGACGGGCCCCGAGAGGCCTGAACAGGGAGGCCGCGTCCCGCCGCCCCTCCGGCggccccgtcccgtcccgtcccgtcccgtcccgtcccgtcaGCGGCCCCGCCGCGCGCGGCTCCTACCCCACCACAGGCGGCCCGCGGACCGCGCGCCCATGGCTGCCTCCCGCTCCTCAGGCCACTGCGACTGGAGCCTGCCCGCCCCGCCTCACCGCCCACGCGCCGCACGTCCCTCCGCCGTGGCCGCCGCCCATTGGCCTCCCCGGCGCTCGCGCACTGGGTAGCCAATGGGGGTCGGCCGCGTCAGCTGCTGCGGGGCGCGGGTGGGCGGAGCAGGCTCTGAGGGGCGAAGATGAGTGGTGGGGCCGGGAGTGGCAGGGTTGGGTCTGGGTGCCGGGCATGGGCGGGAGCTGCCGTGGGCAGGAGGGTGGCAGAGGTGAGTGCAGCCCTCGGGAAAGCGCGCTCAGCCTCCTTCTGGCGGCTTCCCAGGGTCCTGAGGCGCTGCCCGCCTCCCGGCGCTGGGGGTACCTGGGCCTGGGCTGGAACCCACGCGGGCCTAAAGGGAATAGGTCCTGTTTGGTACTCGAGCTTCCTTTGTGCTGCCTCTAAGCGCAAACAGCAATCTTCAGGACTTGGCAGCCTAAATGGTGCTGCTGTGAAAGCCAAGGCAGGCATCTagatctgaaaaataaactgtttgcAAGTCAGAAGCGTGCATGTGAAAGTGGAGATTGGCCTGGCTGTGTCTGCTGCAGG
Protein-coding regions in this window:
- the PDIA6 gene encoding protein disulfide-isomerase A6, translating into MGARSAGRLWWGTVSCTLFLAVNSLYSASDDVIELTPTNFNKEVIQSESLWLVEFYAPWCGHCQRLTPEWKKAATALKGVVKVGAVDADKHQSLGGQYGVRGFPTIKIFGANKNKAEDYQGGRTSDAIVDAALSALRSLVKDRLSGRSGGYSSGKQSRESGGGDKRDVIELTDDSFDKNVINSDDVWMVEFYAPWCGHCKNLEPEWAAAATEVKEQTKGKVKLAAVDATVNQMLTGRYGIRGFPTIKIFQKGEDPVDYDGGRTRSDIVSRALDLFSDNAPPPELLEIISEDVLKNTCDAHQLCIISVLPHILDTGASGRNSYLDVMLKMAEKYKKKMWGWLWTEAGAQSDLESSLGIGGFGYPAMAAINARKMKFALLKGSFSEQGINEFLRELSVGRGSTAPVAGGAFPKIHSVEPWDGKDGELPVEDDIDLSDVDLDDWDKDEL